A portion of the Paenibacillus sp. PvR098 genome contains these proteins:
- the nuoH gene encoding NADH-quinone oxidoreductase subunit NuoH: MPELLQQQLTWTNAAIMFAWGVVILMVVLGFVTYAIYFERKVIGWMQLRIGPNRVGPFGLLQSVADVLKLLLKEDTIPKKAERELFILAPVITFIPAFVVISVIPFTDRLFSTDMNVGVLFYIALSGISTIGIVLGGWASNNKYALLGGMRSAAQMISYEIPLVISIVGVVMMTGSMNLNRIVEGQAGGFWHWNFLPQIIGFAVFVVAAISELNRTPFDLPEAESELVAGYHVEYSGFRFAFFMLAEYVYVFAIAGLTTALFLGGWQAPLPFLDFIPGIVWFLLKFSFIVFVLFWLRATLPRVRVDQLMGLGWKVLLPLALVNIFVTAIYMAIAM; the protein is encoded by the coding sequence ATGCCTGAATTGTTACAGCAGCAGTTGACTTGGACGAATGCAGCGATCATGTTCGCTTGGGGTGTCGTCATCCTAATGGTCGTTCTCGGATTTGTCACCTATGCCATATACTTTGAACGGAAGGTTATCGGCTGGATGCAGCTGCGGATCGGTCCGAACCGCGTTGGTCCGTTCGGCCTTCTGCAATCCGTGGCAGACGTACTGAAACTTCTGCTAAAAGAGGATACCATACCCAAAAAAGCGGAGCGAGAGCTGTTTATTTTAGCGCCGGTCATTACATTCATCCCGGCCTTTGTGGTTATTTCTGTTATTCCTTTTACGGATAGGCTGTTCAGTACGGATATGAACGTCGGCGTCTTGTTCTATATTGCTTTGTCTGGTATCTCCACCATCGGCATCGTGCTGGGAGGGTGGGCCTCAAACAACAAGTACGCTCTGCTTGGGGGAATGCGTTCTGCCGCGCAAATGATCAGCTACGAAATACCTCTGGTCATCTCCATTGTAGGCGTTGTGATGATGACGGGAAGCATGAATCTGAATCGAATTGTTGAGGGCCAAGCAGGCGGTTTCTGGCACTGGAACTTCCTGCCGCAAATCATAGGCTTTGCCGTGTTTGTCGTGGCCGCGATTTCTGAGCTTAACCGGACGCCGTTCGACCTGCCGGAGGCTGAATCGGAGCTGGTTGCGGGATATCACGTGGAATACAGCGGTTTTCGCTTTGCCTTCTTTATGCTCGCGGAGTATGTTTATGTATTTGCCATTGCGGGTTTAACAACAGCGCTATTCTTGGGCGGATGGCAGGCTCCGCTGCCGTTTCTCGATTTTATTCCGGGCATTGTTTGGTTCCTGCTTAAGTTTTCGTTCATCGTGTTCGTGCTGTTCTGGCTGCGGGCTACGCTTCCGCGGGTCCGTGTGGATCAATTGATGGGTCTGGGCTGGAAGGTGCTGCTGCCGCTCGCGCTGGTGAACATTTTTGTAACGGCCATTTATATGGCCATTGCCATGTAA
- the nuoI gene encoding NADH-quinone oxidoreductase subunit NuoI — protein MKGIMKGLGVTLKGMTSKKITYAYPDVPLEMPDRFRGIQHFDPEKCIVCNQCARICPTECINLVGKPNPDPEKKGKVIDTYDINFEICILCDLCTEVCPTEAIVMTNNFELSTYSRDDLFKNLEWLNENNNNVRKENNSALPKGGAK, from the coding sequence ATGAAGGGCATCATGAAAGGGCTCGGCGTTACGTTAAAAGGCATGACTTCCAAAAAAATAACATACGCTTACCCCGACGTTCCGCTGGAGATGCCGGACCGTTTTAGGGGAATCCAGCATTTTGACCCTGAGAAATGTATTGTGTGCAATCAATGCGCGCGCATTTGTCCTACGGAATGCATTAATCTGGTGGGAAAACCAAACCCGGATCCTGAGAAAAAGGGAAAGGTCATCGATACGTACGATATCAATTTTGAAATTTGTATTTTGTGCGATTTGTGTACCGAGGTGTGCCCGACAGAAGCGATCGTCATGACGAACAATTTTGAGCTGAGCACTTACAGCCGGGACGATTTGTTCAAAAATTTGGAGTGGCTGAACGAAAACAACAACAACGTGCGTAAAGAGAACAATTCGGCGCTTCCGAAAGGCGGGGCGAAGTAG
- a CDS encoding NADH-quinone oxidoreductase subunit J produces the protein MFGNIAEFLSSGENIAFFICALFAIGGAVFMLSFTKVVHMVLAMALTFLSLAGLYFVLEAEFVGVVQVLIYAGAISILMIFGIMMTKHKEEEEEPKRPWHNALLFVGAAGLFGIIFYAIQQSEIPAGEFPSLQDNTMEIGKLLFTLHVIPFELMSVLLTVAFIGAIIIAKREED, from the coding sequence ATGTTCGGAAACATAGCTGAATTTTTATCCAGCGGGGAGAATATCGCTTTCTTTATATGCGCGTTGTTTGCCATCGGCGGTGCTGTTTTTATGCTCAGCTTCACTAAGGTGGTGCATATGGTACTGGCCATGGCACTGACCTTCCTCAGCCTCGCGGGACTGTATTTCGTGCTCGAAGCCGAGTTCGTCGGTGTGGTGCAAGTCTTGATTTATGCCGGTGCCATCTCGATATTGATGATCTTTGGAATCATGATGACCAAGCATAAGGAAGAAGAGGAGGAGCCCAAGCGACCATGGCATAACGCTCTGCTTTTCGTGGGTGCGGCTGGGCTGTTCGGCATCATATTTTATGCGATACAACAGTCGGAGATTCCCGCCGGCGAGTTCCCTTCTTTACAAGACAATACGATGGAAATCGGGAAGCTTCTGTTCACCTTGCACGTGATCCCGTTCGAGCTGATGTCGGTGCTGCTCACTGTCGCTTTCATCGGCGCCATCATTATTGCGAAGAGAGAGGAGGATTGA
- the nuoK gene encoding NADH-quinone oxidoreductase subunit NuoK, which translates to MGASGLATPYLTLAAILFCIGLYGALSKKNAVIVLLSVELMLNAVNLNLIAFSKYGVNPGLTGQIFSLFNITVAAAEVAVGIAILIALYRNKGTTDVGEMDSMKR; encoded by the coding sequence ATGGGAGCAAGCGGTTTGGCAACGCCTTATTTGACATTGGCAGCAATTTTATTCTGTATCGGTCTGTATGGCGCTTTGTCGAAGAAGAATGCGGTGATTGTGCTGCTTTCCGTAGAGCTGATGCTTAATGCGGTCAATTTGAATCTCATCGCTTTTTCAAAGTACGGTGTGAATCCCGGCTTGACGGGACAAATATTCTCTCTGTTCAACATCACGGTTGCCGCGGCGGAAGTAGCCGTTGGTATTGCGATTCTTATTGCGTTGTATCGTAACAAAGGGACAACGGATGTCGGCGAGATGGATTCGATGAAGCGATAA